From Nocardioides faecalis:
CGTCCTGCTTGCCGGCGGACTGCTTGTCGGCCCGGCCGTCCTGCTGGCGGCCGTCCTGCTTGCCGTCCTGCTTGCCGTCCTGCTTGCCGTCCTGCTTGCCGTCCTGCTTGCCGTCCTGCTTGCCGTCCTGCCGGCCGTCCTGCTTGTCCTGCACCTTGCCGTCGGCCTGCTTCTCGGACCTGCCGTCGGCCTGCTTGTCGGACTTGGTCTCGGGCCTGCCGGAGCGGTCCTGGGCACCGCGGCCGCCCTTGCCCTGCGACTTCGCCCCGCCGCCCTCGGCCTCGTCCCGGCGGTCCCTGCCGTCGTTCTTGGCGTCGTTCTTGGCGTCGTTCTTGGCGTCGCCCTTGGTCGCGGCGGGGTCGGGCTCGCCGGCCTTGGCGGAGGTGTCGTTGCCCGCCCCGACGGACGCCGCGGCGGCGTCGTCGCCGGAGCCGGGCGCGGTCTCGGCGGCGGGGCGCGCACCCCGGCGGGTGCGCTCCCGTCGGGTCACCTCGACGCGCGGCTTGTCGGACTGGGGCGCGGGCCGCTCGGCCGGCGCGGACGCCGCGACCGGCGCGGACGCCGCCTCGGCCGGCTGCGCCTGACCGGACTGTCCGGACTGGCCCGACTGGCCCGCCTGGCCCGACTGGCCCGCCTGGGCGCCGCGGATCGCCTCGATCAGCGCCGCCTTCTTCATCCCGCCCGCCCCGGCGATGCCCATCCCCGCGGCCATCGCCTTGAGGTCGGCCAGGAGCATGGCGTTGAGCCCGCCCCCGCGCTTGCGCGGAGCCTTCGTCGCGGCGTCCGGCGCGGTGCCGGACGGAGCGGAGACGTCAGCGGGGTCCAGAGATTCGGTCACGTGAGTCCTTCCCACGTATCACGCACGTCCGATCCGGGTTCACCCGGCGGAACGGCAGCTGGTCTGAGTCCTGCACAGCCGGACCGAAGCAGAGCGAGACCGTTCGGAACCGGCCGAGCCGGTGGAGAAGGCCGGGCACCGAGGGCGCCGGCCGGGCGCCGAGTCACGACGCAGCGTCAATGTACCACCCGGATCAGCCCCGCAGCGGGAGATCACCGAGCGTCGGCGAGCGCCGCCCCGACGTGGCTGATCGCGACCTGGTGCATCGCCCAGCCGCTCGGGCAGCGGGCGGCCAGCGCGGCCGAGGACGCCGTACCCACGCCCTCGGTGAAGGCCAGGACCGTCGGGCCCGCACCGGAGACGACCGCCGGCACGCCCTCCGCGCGCAGCGTGTCCACCAGCTCCAGGCTCTCGGGCATCGCCGGGCGGCGGTAGTCCTGGTGCAGCCGGTCCTCGGTGGCGCGCAGCAGCTCCTCGGGACGGCCCGAGAGCGCGGCGACCAGCAGGGCCGCGCGGCCCGCGTTCGCAGCGGCGTCCGCGTGCGGCACCTGGGCGGGCAGGAGCCGGCGGGCGGCCGCGGTGGAGACGGGCGAGGGCGGCACGAAGACCACGGCGCTGACCCTGGGGTCGACCGAGCCGGGGACGGCGAAGAACACCCCGTCGGCGTCCTGCCCGGAGATCACGAACCCGCCGAGCATGGCCGGGGCCACGTTGTCCGGGTGGCCCTCCAGCTGCGCGGCCAGGTCCAGCAGCGCGGTGTCGCTCAGCAGCAGCCGCCCGCCCGCCACCAGCTCACGGGCGAGCCACACGCCGCCGACGATCGCCGCCGAGGAGGAGCCGAGTCCTCGCGCGTGCGGGATCACGTTGGTGCACGACAGCCGCAGGCCCGCGGGCGAACGCCCCAGCCGGTCGAACGTCGCCTGCATCGCGCGGACGACGAGGTGGCTCTCGTCGAGAGGCACCTCACCCTTGCCGTGACCGTCCACCTCCACGGACAGGCCGCCGGAGGTCACCTCGGCCTCCAGCGTGTCGCGCAGGTCGAGTGCCAGGCCGAGGGTGTCGAACCCGGGGCCGAGGTTGGCCGAGGTGGCCGGCACGCTGACCCGCACGGGCCCGTCGACGAAGGTCATCGCCGGACCGGGCTCAGAGGCCGGCCGCGCGCGCGGCCGCGTCGACGTCCGCGTCGACGACGGTCTCGGGCAGCACCAGTCCCTCGAGGGCGGTGGTGATGTCCTTGAGGCCGTGGCCGGTGACGGTGATCGCCACCGTGGCCCCGGCGTAGGACTCCCCCGCCTCCAGCTCGGCGAGGATGCCGGCGATGCCGGCCGCCGAGGCGGGCTCCACGAAGACCCCGTCCTTGGCGGCGAGCTGCTTCTGCGCGGCGAGGATCTGCGCGTCCGAGACGGCGGCGAACCGCCCGCCCGACTCGTCGCGGGCGGCCTCGGCGAGCTTCCAGGAGGCGGGGTTGCCGATCCGGATCGCGGTGGCCGCGGTCTCGGGCTCGGGGAACGGCTCGCCGGTGACCAGCGGAGCGGCACCTGCGGCCTGGAACCCGCGCATCACCGGGCGCTTGGTCGCCCGCCCCAGCGCGGCGTACTGCGTGTAGCCCAGCCAGTAGGCCGAGATGTTGCCGGCGTTGCCGACCGGGAGCAGGTGGAAGTCGGGGGCGTCGCCGAGGAAGTCGACGATCTCGAACGCGGCCGTCTTCTGCCCCTCGAGGCGGGCCGGGTTGACGGAGTTGACCAGCGCGACCGGGTAGCTCCAGGCCATCTCCCGGGCCATCCGCAGGCAGTCGTCGAAGTTGCCGCGGACCTGGATGACGAGCGAGCCGTGCAGCACCGCCTGCGCCATCTTGCCCGCGGAGATCTTGCCCTCCGGCACCAGCACGATGGGGGTGACCCCGGCCTTGGCGGCGTACGCGGCCATGGAGGCGGACGTGTTGCCCGTCGAGGCGCACACCACGGCCTTCGCGCCCTCGTGCACGGCGACCGAGAGCGCGGTCGTCATCCCGCGGTCCTTGAAGGAGCCGGTGGGGTTGTTGCCCTCGACCTTGAGCCAGACCTGAGCGCCGGTCAGCCCGGAGAGCCAGTCGCTGTGCACCAGCGGGGTGCCGCCTTCGCGCAGCGTCACCGCCGGGGTGTCCTGCGGGATGTCGAGGAGGGTGCGGTACTCCTCGATGACGCCGCGCCACTGGCCGTTGGCCTGGGCGTTGGGGGCTGCTGCCTGGCTGGTGTCGCTCATGCTCACTCTTCGGTTCCCTCGACGCGCATCACCGAGGTGACCTCGCGCACGATCTCCATGTCCCGCAGCTGCTCGACGGTCGCGGCGAGCGCCGCGTCCGTCGCCTCGTGCGAGACCACGACGAGCTGGGCGTCGTTGCCCCGGCCCTCCTGACGAACGGTCTGGATCGACACCTCGTGCTCCGCGAACGCGTGCGCGACCGCGGCCAGCACGCCGGCGCGGTCCTCGACGTCGATGGCGACGTGGTAGCGCGTCCGGGTCTCCCCCATCGGCAGCACGGCACGGTCGGCGTAGACGGACTCGCCGACGCCGCGGGTGCCCTGGCGGTGGTGCCGCGCGACGCTGACCAGGTCGCCGAGCACGGCGCTCGCCGTCGGCGCGCCGCCGGCGCCGGGGCCGTAGAACATCAGCTGGCCGGCGGCCTCGGACTCCACGAAGACGGCGTTGTAGGCCTCGCGCACGCTGGCCAGCGGGTGCGAGCGAGGGATCATCGCGGGGTGCACCCGCACGCTCACGCCCGGGTCCTCCTCGCCGGCGGCGGGGACCAGCTCGGCGATGGCCAGGAGCTTGACGACGCTGTCCATCTCGCGCGCCGAGCG
This genomic window contains:
- the thrB gene encoding homoserine kinase, whose translation is MTFVDGPVRVSVPATSANLGPGFDTLGLALDLRDTLEAEVTSGGLSVEVDGHGKGEVPLDESHLVVRAMQATFDRLGRSPAGLRLSCTNVIPHARGLGSSSAAIVGGVWLARELVAGGRLLLSDTALLDLAAQLEGHPDNVAPAMLGGFVISGQDADGVFFAVPGSVDPRVSAVVFVPPSPVSTAAARRLLPAQVPHADAAANAGRAALLVAALSGRPEELLRATEDRLHQDYRRPAMPESLELVDTLRAEGVPAVVSGAGPTVLAFTEGVGTASSAALAARCPSGWAMHQVAISHVGAALADAR
- the thrC gene encoding threonine synthase encodes the protein MSDTSQAAAPNAQANGQWRGVIEEYRTLLDIPQDTPAVTLREGGTPLVHSDWLSGLTGAQVWLKVEGNNPTGSFKDRGMTTALSVAVHEGAKAVVCASTGNTSASMAAYAAKAGVTPIVLVPEGKISAGKMAQAVLHGSLVIQVRGNFDDCLRMAREMAWSYPVALVNSVNPARLEGQKTAAFEIVDFLGDAPDFHLLPVGNAGNISAYWLGYTQYAALGRATKRPVMRGFQAAGAAPLVTGEPFPEPETAATAIRIGNPASWKLAEAARDESGGRFAAVSDAQILAAQKQLAAKDGVFVEPASAAGIAGILAELEAGESYAGATVAITVTGHGLKDITTALEGLVLPETVVDADVDAAARAAGL